The proteins below come from a single Rhizobium sp. BT04 genomic window:
- a CDS encoding 3-phosphoshikimate 1-carboxyvinyltransferase, with translation MKSTAKLTIIPPGKPLSGRAMPPGSKSITNRALLLAGLAKGTSRLTGALKSDDTRYMADALRAMGVSIDEPDDTTFVVTGSGRLKPPKAPLFLGNAGTATRFLTAAAALVDGTVIVDGDEHMRKRPIGPLVEAMRTLGIDVTAETGCPPVTVKGTGRFQADRIRIDGGLSSQYVSALLMMAAGGDRPVDIELVGEDIGALGYIDLTTAAMKAFGAKVEKTSPVTWRVEPTGYRAADFIVEPDASAATYLWAAEVLTGGAIDLGVPSDTFSQPDARAYDIIAKFPHLPAEIDGSQMQDAVPTLAVLAAFNQTPVRFVGIANLRVKECDRIRALSTGLNRIISGLAREEGDDLIVSSDPALAGKRLPAEIDSFADHRIAMSFALAGLKIDGITILDPDCVGKTFPAYWRTLAALGVTYQDND, from the coding sequence ATGAAAAGCACAGCCAAACTCACAATCATCCCGCCGGGCAAGCCGCTTTCGGGTCGCGCCATGCCGCCGGGCTCCAAGTCGATCACCAACCGCGCACTGCTGCTGGCAGGCCTTGCCAAAGGCACGAGCCGGTTGACGGGTGCGCTGAAGAGCGACGATACGCGTTACATGGCTGATGCGCTACGTGCCATGGGGGTTTCGATCGACGAGCCCGATGACACCACCTTCGTCGTCACCGGCAGCGGCAGGCTCAAGCCGCCGAAGGCTCCGCTCTTCCTCGGCAATGCCGGCACGGCGACACGCTTCCTGACGGCGGCCGCCGCCCTTGTCGACGGCACCGTCATCGTCGATGGCGACGAGCACATGCGCAAGCGCCCGATCGGCCCGCTGGTCGAGGCGATGCGCACGCTCGGCATCGACGTCACCGCCGAGACTGGCTGCCCGCCGGTCACCGTCAAGGGCACCGGCCGCTTCCAGGCCGATCGCATCCGCATCGATGGTGGCCTGTCCAGCCAGTATGTTTCGGCGCTGCTGATGATGGCAGCCGGCGGCGACCGGCCGGTCGACATCGAACTCGTCGGCGAGGATATCGGCGCGCTCGGCTATATCGATCTGACCACGGCGGCGATGAAGGCTTTCGGCGCCAAGGTCGAGAAGACCAGCCCGGTCACCTGGCGCGTCGAGCCGACCGGCTACCGCGCCGCCGATTTCATCGTCGAGCCGGATGCCTCGGCCGCGACCTATCTCTGGGCTGCCGAGGTTCTCACCGGCGGCGCGATCGATCTCGGTGTTCCCTCCGATACCTTCTCGCAGCCGGATGCGCGCGCCTATGACATCATCGCCAAATTCCCGCATCTGCCGGCAGAGATCGACGGCTCGCAGATGCAGGATGCCGTTCCGACGCTGGCCGTGCTTGCCGCCTTCAACCAGACGCCGGTTCGCTTCGTCGGCATCGCCAACCTGCGCGTCAAGGAATGTGACCGCATCCGGGCGCTGTCCACCGGCCTCAACCGCATTATTTCGGGGCTTGCCCGCGAAGAGGGCGACGATCTGATCGTGAGCTCCGATCCAGCCCTTGCGGGCAAACGCCTGCCGGCCGAGATCGACAGCTTCGCCGATCACCGCATCGCCATGAGTTTCGCGCTCGCCGGCCTGAAGATCGACGGCATCACCATTCTCGATCCCGATTGCGTCGGCAAAACCTTCCCGGCCTATTGGCGCACACTCGCCGCCCTCGGCGTGACATATCAGGACAACGATTGA
- a CDS encoding tetratricopeptide repeat protein, which yields MRQRFAIRLLTSAALVAVLSLGGVAGVNAEDAAKTGDAGKTDSFDADSVTSFSGAFLAARTADVDHDYPTAIELYKKALQIEPGNPEIRQRLMISLLLNGDIKEGVKYANDLKGDPSVERITTIVRGMDAVRRDDYKTAEAILKYNGPNDLDRMMNDLLLAWARVGAGRGKEALTMVEKMKGPDWFRIFQNYNAGAIAIATGDVKSARKHLNDAVLDKEGGATAPDTFMRAVMALARLEAQQGNKQKALDAVSVGDNLLPNYAPLNALRDSIEKDQKQEQQVKTAEEGAAGVLFSVGGALNRDGAEDIVSLYLQTANALDPNSADTLVLLGGIAEKQNQMDRAIALYKQVPENSPMRRISELQLGLALAQGGKVDEARKHLQALIASDPKDIRSYLAYGSVLSDAKDYEAMAANYDKAVEAIGPIPGRANWSVFFQRGIAYERLKKWDQAEPNFRKALELNPDQPQVLNYLGYSWIDMNRNLDEGLSMIKKAVDLRPDDGYIIDSLGWAYFRLNRFDDAVDELERAAQIKAGDATINDHLGDAYWRVGRKLEAVYQWNRALSSEPEATEIPKIKDKVANGLPPVSDDAKAADKKQPDPAPVTPPPVDKKS from the coding sequence ATGCGGCAGAGATTCGCCATCCGTCTTCTTACGAGCGCAGCGCTAGTGGCTGTTCTTTCGCTCGGCGGCGTCGCCGGCGTGAACGCCGAGGATGCGGCCAAGACGGGCGATGCCGGCAAGACCGACAGCTTCGATGCCGACAGCGTCACCTCCTTCTCCGGTGCCTTCCTCGCGGCGCGCACGGCCGATGTCGATCATGATTACCCAACGGCGATCGAACTCTACAAGAAGGCGCTGCAGATCGAGCCCGGCAATCCGGAGATTCGCCAGCGGCTGATGATCTCGCTGCTGCTCAACGGCGACATCAAGGAGGGCGTCAAATATGCCAACGACCTGAAGGGCGATCCTTCCGTCGAGCGCATCACCACGATCGTGCGCGGCATGGATGCCGTGCGCCGTGACGACTACAAGACCGCCGAGGCCATCCTCAAATATAACGGGCCGAACGATCTCGACCGGATGATGAACGACCTGCTGCTCGCCTGGGCCCGCGTTGGCGCCGGCCGCGGCAAGGAAGCACTCACCATGGTCGAGAAGATGAAGGGACCGGACTGGTTCCGCATCTTCCAGAATTACAATGCCGGCGCCATCGCCATCGCCACCGGCGACGTGAAATCCGCCCGAAAGCATCTGAACGATGCCGTGCTCGACAAGGAGGGCGGTGCGACGGCGCCCGACACCTTCATGCGCGCGGTGATGGCGCTTGCCCGCCTCGAAGCCCAGCAGGGCAACAAGCAGAAGGCGCTCGACGCCGTGTCCGTCGGCGACAATCTGCTGCCGAACTATGCGCCGCTGAACGCGCTGCGCGACAGCATCGAAAAAGACCAGAAGCAGGAACAGCAGGTCAAGACCGCCGAAGAAGGCGCTGCCGGCGTGCTGTTTTCGGTCGGCGGCGCGCTGAACCGCGACGGCGCCGAGGACATCGTCTCGCTGTACCTGCAGACGGCCAATGCGCTCGATCCGAACAGCGCCGATACGCTGGTGCTGCTCGGCGGTATCGCCGAGAAGCAGAACCAGATGGACCGCGCCATCGCGCTCTACAAGCAGGTGCCGGAAAATTCGCCGATGCGGCGCATCTCCGAGCTGCAGCTCGGCCTTGCCCTTGCCCAGGGCGGCAAGGTGGACGAGGCACGCAAGCATCTGCAGGCGCTGATCGCCTCCGACCCGAAGGACATCCGCAGCTACCTGGCCTATGGCAGCGTGCTCTCCGACGCCAAGGACTACGAGGCGATGGCCGCCAATTACGACAAGGCGGTCGAAGCGATCGGCCCCATTCCCGGCCGCGCCAATTGGAGCGTCTTCTTCCAGCGCGGCATCGCCTATGAGCGGCTGAAGAAGTGGGACCAGGCCGAACCGAACTTCCGCAAGGCGTTGGAGCTCAACCCCGACCAGCCGCAGGTGCTGAACTATCTCGGCTATTCCTGGATCGACATGAACCGGAACCTCGACGAAGGCCTCAGCATGATCAAGAAGGCCGTCGATCTTCGCCCCGACGACGGCTACATCATCGATTCGCTCGGCTGGGCCTATTTCCGCCTCAACCGCTTCGACGATGCCGTCGACGAATTGGAGCGGGCCGCCCAGATCAAGGCCGGCGATGCGACGATCAACGACCATCTCGGCGATGCCTATTGGCGCGTCGGCCGCAAGCTCGAGGCCGTCTATCAGTGGAACCGGGCGCTCAGCTCCGAGCCTGAAGCCACCGAAATTCCGAAGATCAAGGACAAAGTCGCCAACGGCCTGCCTCCCGTCAGCGACGATGCCAAGGCGGCCGACAAGAAGCAGCCGGACCCGGCACCGGTCACCCCGCCGCCGGTCGACAAGAAATCCTGA
- a CDS encoding S49 family peptidase: MAGLLRKLLPKRFRKDGVTIPVVRLQGAIISGGGQFRPALNLANVAPVLEKAFAMKDAPAVAISINSPGGSPVQSRLIFTRIRELAREKQKKVLVFVEDVAASGGYMIALAGDEIIADATSIVGSIGVVSGGFGFPELLKKIGVERRVYTAGENKVILDPFQPEKEKDIEYLKSLQLEIHQVFIAMVRERRAGKLGDDAAVFSGLFWSGTRGLELGLIDGLGDMRQELKRRYGQKTKLELVTAGRGLLGRRIPGVSPVSLESAASGLATGLVEAAEERALWSRFGL, translated from the coding sequence ATGGCCGGATTGTTGAGAAAACTGCTGCCGAAACGGTTCCGCAAGGATGGCGTCACCATCCCGGTCGTCCGGCTGCAGGGCGCGATCATCAGCGGCGGCGGCCAGTTCCGGCCGGCTCTCAATCTCGCCAATGTCGCGCCGGTGCTGGAAAAGGCCTTCGCCATGAAGGACGCGCCGGCGGTTGCCATCTCCATCAATTCGCCGGGCGGCTCGCCGGTCCAGTCGCGGCTGATCTTCACCCGTATTCGGGAGCTTGCCCGCGAGAAGCAGAAGAAGGTTCTGGTCTTCGTCGAGGACGTCGCCGCTTCCGGCGGTTACATGATCGCGCTTGCCGGCGACGAGATCATCGCCGACGCCACCTCGATCGTCGGCTCGATCGGCGTCGTTTCCGGCGGTTTCGGTTTTCCCGAATTGCTGAAGAAGATCGGCGTCGAGCGCCGCGTTTATACCGCGGGTGAAAACAAGGTGATCCTCGATCCTTTCCAGCCGGAAAAGGAAAAGGACATCGAATACCTGAAGAGCCTGCAGCTCGAAATCCATCAGGTCTTCATCGCGATGGTGCGCGAGCGCCGCGCCGGCAAGCTGGGGGACGACGCGGCGGTCTTCTCCGGCCTGTTCTGGAGCGGCACGCGCGGCCTCGAACTCGGCCTCATCGATGGCCTCGGCGACATGCGCCAGGAACTGAAGCGGCGCTACGGCCAGAAGACCAAGCTGGAGCTCGTCACTGCCGGCCGTGGCCTGCTCGGCCGCCGTATCCCCGGCGTATCGCCGGTCTCGCTCGAAAGTGCGGCATCCGGTCTCGCGACGGGGCTTGTCGAAGCGGCCGAAGAAAGAGCATTGTGGAGCCGTTTCGGGCTTTAA
- a CDS encoding polyprenyl synthetase family protein — protein MGVVIPLEESKNKLASIKPLVDLTRVDMERVNQLILSKAGSDVQMIPEVANHLISSGGKRLRPMLTLAAASLFDYRGENHVKLATSVEFMHTATLLHDDVVDESDLRRGKSTARMIWGNQASVLVGDFLLGQAFRMMVEVGSLDALDVLSSAACVIAEGEVLQLSVAKNMETTEDDYLAVIRAKTAALFAAAAEVGPIVAEAGKSGRNALKSYGMNLGLAFQLVDDALDYGGKAADLGKNVGDDFREGKITLPVILAYRRGTEDERAFWRDAIEAGNSTAANLEKALGLITKYGTLSDTIGRAIHYGTIARDALAPLPDTAWKSALMEVIDFCIERVN, from the coding sequence TTGGGCGTGGTCATACCGCTTGAAGAAAGCAAAAACAAACTGGCATCCATCAAGCCATTGGTCGATCTCACCAGGGTTGATATGGAGCGAGTAAACCAGCTCATTCTGTCCAAGGCCGGCTCCGACGTGCAGATGATCCCTGAGGTGGCGAACCATCTGATTTCGTCAGGCGGCAAGCGGCTGCGGCCGATGCTGACGCTGGCCGCCGCCTCGCTGTTCGACTACAGAGGCGAAAATCACGTCAAACTCGCGACCTCGGTCGAATTCATGCACACCGCAACGCTGCTGCATGACGACGTCGTCGACGAAAGCGACCTGCGCCGCGGCAAATCGACAGCGCGGATGATCTGGGGCAACCAGGCAAGCGTGCTGGTCGGCGACTTCCTGCTCGGCCAGGCCTTCCGCATGATGGTCGAAGTCGGCTCGCTCGATGCTCTCGACGTGCTGTCCTCGGCCGCCTGCGTGATCGCCGAAGGCGAAGTGCTGCAGCTTTCCGTCGCCAAGAACATGGAGACGACGGAGGACGATTATCTCGCCGTCATCCGCGCCAAGACGGCGGCGCTTTTTGCCGCCGCCGCCGAAGTCGGGCCGATTGTCGCAGAGGCCGGCAAATCCGGCCGCAACGCGCTGAAGTCCTACGGCATGAATCTCGGGCTCGCCTTCCAGCTGGTCGACGACGCGCTCGACTATGGCGGCAAGGCGGCCGACCTCGGCAAGAATGTCGGCGACGATTTCCGCGAGGGCAAGATCACCCTGCCGGTTATTCTCGCCTATCGCCGCGGCACCGAGGACGAGCGCGCCTTCTGGCGCGATGCGATCGAAGCCGGCAACAGCACCGCCGCCAACCTGGAAAAAGCGCTGGGGCTGATCACCAAATATGGGACGCTCAGCGACACGATCGGCCGGGCGATCCATTACGGCACGATCGCCCGCGACGCGCTTGCACCGCTCCCCGATACGGCCTGGAAATCCGCCCTGATGGAAGTGATCGATTTCTGCATCGAGCGCGTCAACTGA
- a CDS encoding DUF2007 domain-containing protein, with amino-acid sequence MHELIRANDPVLLSYAESLMKDAGIHCFIADQGMSVLEGSLGMLSRRLLVDEEMADQARRILTDAGLGGELRERK; translated from the coding sequence ATGCATGAGCTTATCCGCGCCAACGACCCCGTTCTGCTCTCTTATGCCGAGAGTTTGATGAAGGATGCGGGAATTCACTGCTTCATCGCCGATCAGGGCATGAGCGTGCTGGAAGGCTCGCTCGGCATGCTGTCGCGCCGCCTGCTGGTGGATGAGGAGATGGCCGATCAGGCGCGCCGCATCCTCACCGATGCCGGTCTCGGCGGCGAGTTGCGCGAGCGGAAGTGA
- a CDS encoding glycine--tRNA ligase subunit alpha translates to MSAIPDHMNPKRSFQALILTLHSYWADKGCAVLQPYDMEVGAGTFHPATTLRALGPKPWKAAYVQPSRRPSDGRYGENPNRLQHYYQYQVILKPNPPNLQELYLGSLAAIGLDPLLHDIRFVEDDWESPTLGAWGLGWECWCDGMEVSQFTYFQQVCGIECSPVAGELTYGLERLAMYVQGVDNVYDLNFNGREGDEKISYGDVFLQAEQEYSRHNFEFANTEMLHRHFVDAEKECRALLDAGAPGDNANQRLHKCVFPAYDQCIKASHVFNLLDARGVISVTERQSYILRVRTLAKACGEAFLLTDAGGVNLSKEAA, encoded by the coding sequence ATGTCAGCTATCCCAGACCATATGAACCCGAAGCGCTCCTTCCAGGCGCTGATCCTGACCCTGCATAGCTACTGGGCGGACAAGGGTTGCGCGGTGCTGCAGCCCTACGACATGGAAGTCGGCGCCGGCACCTTTCACCCGGCCACGACGCTGCGCGCCCTCGGCCCCAAGCCGTGGAAGGCGGCCTACGTCCAGCCCTCCCGCCGCCCGTCGGACGGCCGTTATGGCGAGAACCCGAACCGACTGCAGCATTATTACCAGTATCAGGTCATTCTGAAGCCGAACCCGCCCAACCTGCAGGAACTCTATCTCGGCTCGCTGGCCGCGATCGGTCTCGATCCGCTGCTGCACGATATCCGTTTCGTCGAAGACGACTGGGAAAGCCCGACGCTCGGCGCCTGGGGCCTCGGCTGGGAATGCTGGTGCGACGGCATGGAAGTCTCGCAGTTCACCTATTTCCAGCAGGTCTGCGGCATCGAATGCTCGCCGGTCGCAGGCGAATTGACATACGGTCTCGAGCGCTTGGCCATGTATGTCCAGGGCGTCGACAATGTTTATGACCTGAACTTCAACGGCCGCGAAGGCGACGAGAAGATCAGCTATGGCGACGTCTTCCTGCAGGCCGAGCAGGAATATTCGCGTCATAATTTCGAATTCGCCAATACCGAGATGCTGCATCGCCACTTCGTCGATGCCGAGAAGGAGTGCCGGGCACTGCTCGATGCCGGCGCGCCTGGTGACAACGCCAACCAGCGCCTGCACAAATGCGTCTTCCCGGCCTATGACCAATGCATCAAGGCCAGCCACGTCTTCAACCTGCTCGACGCCCGCGGCGTCATCTCGGTCACCGAGCGCCAGAGTTACATCCTGCGCGTTCGCACGCTTGCCAAGGCCTGCGGCGAAGCCTTCCTGCTGACCGATGCCGGCGGCGTCAACCTGTCGAAAGAGGCGGCGTAA
- a CDS encoding tRNA1(Val) (adenine(37)-N6)-methyltransferase yields MTGEPIDTIDAFHRGAFHVVQPKGRGHRSGMDAMLLAALVADDRPVRVADLGAGAGAAGLAVASRLAETQVVLFERSAEMADYARRSILLPDNAHVAGRVSVVEADVTLTAKARNDAGLIDESFHHVIMNPPFNDAGDRRTPDALKAEAHAMTDGLFESWIRTAGAIMIPGGQLSLIARPQSIAEIIDACGRRFGGIEITAIHPRPGENAVRILVTGIKGSRARLSLRAALIMHEEGSHKFSPLVDDFNNGRAAYRRI; encoded by the coding sequence ATGACCGGGGAACCCATTGACACCATCGATGCCTTTCATCGCGGCGCCTTCCATGTGGTGCAGCCGAAGGGCAGGGGCCATCGTTCCGGCATGGATGCGATGCTGCTTGCGGCTCTCGTTGCCGACGATCGCCCGGTCAGGGTTGCCGATCTCGGCGCCGGCGCCGGCGCTGCCGGCCTTGCCGTCGCCTCGCGGCTTGCCGAGACGCAGGTTGTGCTCTTCGAGCGCTCGGCCGAGATGGCCGATTATGCCCGCCGCAGCATCCTCTTGCCCGACAATGCCCATGTCGCGGGCCGCGTCAGCGTCGTCGAGGCCGATGTAACGCTGACCGCCAAGGCGCGCAACGATGCCGGTCTCATCGATGAGAGTTTCCATCACGTCATCATGAACCCGCCCTTCAACGACGCCGGCGATCGGCGCACGCCGGATGCGCTGAAGGCCGAAGCCCATGCGATGACCGATGGCCTGTTCGAAAGCTGGATCCGCACGGCGGGCGCCATCATGATCCCGGGCGGGCAGTTGTCGCTGATCGCCAGGCCCCAGTCGATCGCCGAGATCATCGATGCCTGCGGCCGGCGCTTCGGCGGCATCGAAATCACCGCCATCCATCCGCGTCCGGGTGAAAATGCCGTGCGCATTCTGGTGACTGGTATCAAGGGGTCGCGGGCCCGGCTGTCGCTGCGGGCGGCCCTCATCATGCACGAAGAGGGGAGCCACAAGTTCTCCCCTCTCGTCGATGATTTCAACAATGGCCGGGCGGCTTACCGTAGGATTTAG
- a CDS encoding Nramp family divalent metal transporter: protein MDALNPNANRGWRHERGEASLSDVYRTVGTGRHSSAWRRAAAFAGPGYMVAVGYMDPGNWATSLAGGSKFGYALLTVALLSNLMAIVLQSLCARLAIASGRDLAQACRDAFPKYVSVPLWAFAEIAIIATDIAEVIGTAIGLNLLMGIPLELGVLITALDVFVILFLQKLGFRWVEAFIIALLGGIAICFGVQILLADPQWGAVLTGFFPTTEIVTNPEMLYLALGILGATVMPHNLYLHSGIVQTRAYGHTIPEKKEALTFATIDSTVALCFALLINASILILAAAAFNAHGKTDVVELGDAYSLLSPLLGLAIAPTLFGIALLCCGLNSTVTATLAGQIVMEGFLKIRLKPWVRRLITRAIAIVPAAIVTIWYGDKGTAELLILTQVVLSLQLSFAVFPLVMFTASKAKMGELVAPRWLSGIAYMIAVVIAGLNVKLLFDFVTG, encoded by the coding sequence ATGGACGCCCTAAACCCGAATGCAAACCGCGGCTGGCGGCACGAACGCGGCGAGGCATCGCTATCGGATGTCTACCGCACCGTCGGAACGGGGCGTCACAGCTCGGCATGGCGGCGGGCGGCAGCCTTCGCCGGGCCGGGCTACATGGTCGCCGTCGGCTATATGGACCCCGGCAACTGGGCGACCTCGCTCGCCGGCGGCTCGAAATTCGGCTATGCGCTGCTGACCGTCGCCCTGCTTTCCAACCTGATGGCGATCGTGCTGCAATCGCTCTGCGCACGCCTGGCGATCGCATCGGGCCGCGACCTCGCACAGGCCTGCCGCGACGCCTTTCCGAAATATGTCTCGGTGCCGCTCTGGGCCTTTGCCGAGATCGCCATCATCGCCACCGACATCGCCGAGGTGATCGGCACGGCGATCGGCCTCAACCTGTTGATGGGCATCCCGCTCGAACTCGGCGTGCTGATCACCGCGCTCGACGTCTTCGTCATCCTCTTCCTGCAGAAGCTCGGTTTCCGCTGGGTGGAGGCCTTCATCATCGCGCTGCTCGGCGGCATCGCGATCTGCTTCGGCGTGCAGATCCTGCTTGCCGATCCGCAATGGGGCGCCGTCCTCACCGGCTTCTTCCCGACCACCGAGATCGTCACCAATCCGGAGATGCTCTATCTGGCGCTCGGCATTCTCGGCGCCACCGTGATGCCGCACAATCTCTACCTCCATTCCGGCATCGTGCAGACGCGGGCCTATGGCCACACCATTCCGGAGAAGAAGGAGGCGCTGACCTTTGCGACGATCGACTCGACAGTGGCGCTGTGCTTTGCGCTGCTGATCAACGCCTCGATCCTGATCCTGGCGGCGGCTGCCTTCAATGCGCATGGGAAGACCGATGTCGTTGAGCTCGGCGATGCCTATTCGCTGCTGTCGCCGCTGCTCGGCCTTGCCATCGCGCCGACGCTGTTCGGCATCGCGCTTCTCTGCTGCGGCCTCAATTCAACGGTGACGGCAACGCTTGCCGGCCAGATCGTCATGGAAGGCTTCCTGAAGATCCGGCTGAAGCCGTGGGTACGCCGGCTGATCACCCGCGCCATCGCCATCGTGCCGGCGGCGATCGTCACCATCTGGTATGGCGACAAGGGCACGGCCGAGCTGTTGATCCTCACGCAGGTGGTGCTCAGCCTGCAGCTTTCCTTCGCGGTCTTCCCGCTTGTGATGTTCACCGCCAGCAAGGCCAAGATGGGCGAACTCGTGGCGCCACGCTGGCTGAGCGGCATCGCTTATATGATCGCGGTCGTCATCGCCGGGCTGAACGTCAAGCTGCTCTTCGACTTCGTCACCGGCTAA
- a CDS encoding LemA family protein, giving the protein MYVILAIIVVIALYVVFIYNGLVRARQMAEEAWSGIDVQLKRRADLIPNLIETVKGYAAHEKTTLEEVVSLRNKAQAVPSGDVAGRAQAEGLLGQALGRVIALAEAYPDLKANQNFAELQASLETMEGELQMARRYYNGAARDLNVKVESFPSNLVAGQFGFAKREYFEITNEADRAVPSVKF; this is encoded by the coding sequence ATGTATGTGATACTGGCTATTATCGTTGTCATCGCACTCTACGTCGTCTTCATCTATAACGGCCTGGTTCGCGCGCGGCAGATGGCGGAAGAGGCCTGGTCGGGCATCGACGTCCAGCTCAAGCGCCGCGCCGATCTGATCCCGAACCTGATCGAGACGGTCAAGGGTTATGCCGCCCATGAAAAGACCACGCTCGAAGAGGTGGTTTCGCTCCGCAACAAGGCGCAGGCCGTGCCATCAGGCGATGTTGCGGGCAGGGCGCAGGCGGAAGGCCTGCTCGGCCAGGCGCTCGGCCGGGTTATCGCGCTCGCCGAAGCCTATCCCGATCTCAAGGCCAACCAGAACTTTGCCGAGCTCCAGGCCTCGCTCGAAACCATGGAAGGCGAGCTGCAGATGGCGCGGCGTTATTACAATGGCGCCGCCCGCGACCTGAACGTCAAGGTCGAAAGCTTCCCCTCCAATCTCGTCGCCGGCCAGTTCGGTTTTGCCAAGCGGGAATATTTCGAAATCACCAACGAGGCCGACCGCGCCGTCCCCAGCGTGAAATTCTGA